In Sesamum indicum cultivar Zhongzhi No. 13 linkage group LG8, S_indicum_v1.0, whole genome shotgun sequence, the sequence aaattaaatatcagtGTGCGAAACTTATTTGATGCTAATTCTTGAAAGTGGATTAGGTTGGTAACTTGTCTCACCGTGATGTGGTTTGAATACGCCGAGATCAGAATGCCAATGAACTGATCTCTGGGCATTGTACTATTGGTCATAAAATAGCCAAAAATGTCATTGCTCCCAATACTGATGAAGAACATAGATTTAGAGAGCAGTGTTTCTGTTGCTGTTGAGCCTATCAGGGCAGTGAGATTATCCTTTACTGTAGAAAGTTGACTGATCTGCCGTGATAAGGGCACGATGCTCTATTGGAAATACAAACATGTAAAGAGAATAAGAGAGTATGCTCATGCTTTAAAGAAAATGCAGTAAAACTACTTTGCTAACAATTTTAACCTTAttgtttattgaattttgtaacAGATGATAGGCCTCACCATGTTTGGACCTGTTATGTCAAGAAGGCCAGAACCAGCTGAGGCAAAGTTTACACCTTTCAACAGATGCTTTTGGAAATGATTGGATTTTAGTGTCAGAAGAAACAGAAATGGTGGTGGACTTCTCTTCAGCCCAAAGAACCTGGCTGAATGATAAACATTGCAGAAAAAATGTCAGCATATAAGATGCTTGCCAATCTTCAGTGTTCATACATAACATAAGACATGCAAGTATTTTGATAAGAAGATGACTAGCTTCAATATGATCTTATTGATGGTATGATATTACACTAACCGACGAAATCAGCACTGTTAAAGCCATTGCTGAACCTTCCAGTTGGCCTCATATGGGGAAAGTCTATGCCATAGTGAGAGAAGTTGGCTCTCACCTTACTCCCTGGCAAATAAGTATTGGTCCCGACATCTGCAGTGGAGTCCCCCAGAATGAAAATGGTGGGCTGTGTTTCATCAGCTGAGTGAGGGATGACATTGACCAAGATAAAGAATAGACAAAGAAATGGAGAAATATGTATCTTAGCCATATGGAAATAAGGCTGGACCAATGCTTTCTAAATTCTCTGTCTATGTTATGTATATCAAAGGCCCAGAGAGTTTTCTTAACCCCTGGGCACTTCAATTGCGAGTTTAGGGGCCCTTTTATGCATTAGAGTTTGCTAAAGTTCAAGGAGGTACGATGAAAGGATCATGTTCTCACACAAGTAGACATTTTACAAGAACAAGGAATTTAAGAAATGTTAATCATCAAAGTATGTCCTTATTCAAGAGGTGTCATTATTTGACCATTGAAAGCATCAGCCTAATATTTTTTGCTCTGAGAACGTCGCAACAAGGCGGCAGAACAGACATgaatacagaaaaatattgcTGGTTTAGCCTTGTTATAATAATGACCAGGTCAAATTTCCCAGAGTCAGTGATGATGTAATTCTCCCGAGGTTGCTACAGAGATCTCTGTTTGTTTAGAAAGAAAAGGTCAGTTTGTTGACTGCGCTGAGTCTCTAATTAAAAGGCTTTGTTCAAGACATAATATGGAAAACGCTTTTGATCCTCATGTACGATGAAAACAAGAACATATTCCAATTCATATGGGAATTCCAGAACCTAGAAACTGCTCAAACAGCTTTGCAAAGTTACGCATTGTGAACTTCACAGGTTAGTTAGCTGGCGATTCGGTTAAATCATTGATTTCAATAGCCTGCTTGCCATCTATCACAGTAGAACAATGTTCCAGGTCATCTAACAGTAGCTTTGGATATTACACAAGTTTATTGACTTTAAAAGATAATACACAAATTCTGCTGTATCCCTCTGAATATAATCTACTATTGTTTAAGATGAAACATAAAAGAGTTCCAAACCCATTAaacttttctcttcttctccttcatTTATTTGCCAGAGTTGTAAAAGAATATTGTGATTGTACGCAATTCtttaaattgtacaaatgGTTTATACATGTATAATGGAAGTATTATGAGCGCTTGCCATCAGCTCGTCCACAAAGCAGAGCGTTCTGTGGAATGGCATACTCATCCCTGAAAGACCGGACTGGCGTATAAACACGCAGATAAAACTGTTGGCCCAAGTATTGCCGAGCCCAATACTCGCTCCTCAGGTTCCACATTCCTACATTGTCAAGTGCCACATAAATTGCTGTCCATGACTTGGGATAAACCTGTAATTCACAACAAGAGAAATAGTTTAAGGGACTTTGctttaaaaaagaacaaatctGGTTAATCAGCAATGCTGTTGAAGtcaatagttaaaaataaatattgattctTACTTGTGTGGTGGAGCGTGAAATGGCATCTACCAGATTATACTGTTTCCGGCTGCTAGGCGTCCAAGAACCTCCATCCATCCTGCAACAAATGATTTTCTAACTTTACCAGACAGTCCTTAGAGAATataacaaatgaaaagaaacaaagaataGTTTTCACGCTTTCGGGCGGCCAAAAAGATGCGAATTGGTTGGAAAAAGTCATGCATTTCCTAGACGGGCTCACCCCACTACAAAGAAAGAATATCCATCAAGATGCCAGCTCTGGGTGATGTTTTCACGGTTCTCAAACACTATCTCGACAAATGCTCTGTAGTCTGCTCCCATGACTGATGTGTCGAGCCGAATTCCTCTGCCCCTGGGGGGGTAGTCAGAAATGCTTCCCACACGGAACACCCCACTGATATTATAATAGTCCGCCAGCTTGAGAGGCGTGTCAGCGTGAACAAATGAAACACCGTTCACTGCATACCGTTGCTTGCCATTCACTATACCAGGTAAGTTGGCCAGTCTGATAGTTCTGCTCACATTGATTTGGCCATAGTGGTATGAACCTTGAGGGTTTGGCCTTGGTCCACTGGCTGTCAGATTCGTcctgaaaaaacaaaaaacgtCTTCATGCCTCTGCTCTGTAGATGAACTATAGAATTTAATTGTGtgaaaattgttatttcttgTCTTTGTTTCTTCTTATTTGACCACTTCACAACCATGCACCTATCTTTCAATTTCACAACAGAAGTAAACCAAGATTGTAATTGGCAGCCGCTGCTAGAACGTTGTCGAGATACCTGATGGAGCGAGCCTGGTTTAGCGACCACTGAATATCAGTGGTAGGTCCAGGGGGTGGAGGGCCGGAAACGGGCTTTCTGGAGTTGCTGTAGTGAAGAACGGCGGTGGTGGTGAGGACCTGGTCGGTGAAACGTGTAGATACGGCAATGTAATAGTCCTGAGCTGGCTGGTCCGCGGTGACTAGAACAGAACAGGACTGGCCAACATGTACGTCCAGGGAGGATACAGTGGTCTGCACAGTGTGAGTGCCCTCCACTTCAACCAGCTTCATCTCGTGTCCCTGAATCCTGAAGTTGAGTGAATCCCGGAGCCCGACATTTGATATCCTCAACCTGTATGTTTTCCCTGGTTCCACTGTGAACCATGCACTATTATTTCCACGCCCGTTGATGAGGATTCCATCAGGAAAAGCAAGCATCTTTCCCTGGTCTAAAATTGACTTCAAAACCTGCAATGTTGGGATAAGACTCAGACCTGTTGGTAGTGTTGATTTAAGAGACGTAACTTAAAAATGAATGATATAGTTTGGAGAATGCATACGTTGTGATTTGTCTTGTACCAATCTCCAATGAGAAGGGTGAAATCCCCGTGGGGTTCAGGGAAGGGGACAGGGATTCTGGGCCTGCTCAGGATCCTAATCCCACCAAATCCACCAGCTGCTTTGTGGAATGCGAGGGATGGGAAATAGTAAAAGCTCCCAATTTGATCTTTCATTTGCATAACGTAGGTGAAGTTCTTGCCAGGAGGAATTGGACATGTTGTCCCATACACTCCGTCTTCGAATGAATTCTTCCTCTGCTGCACTCCGTTCCTGTTTTAACACAATGCCAACAACAGCAACAACTCTGTTTTCATCAGCATCTCTCATTTTAACTTAACAACCCAATAGGCTAATTAAAGCCCATGACATGTGGACTGTTTCACACTCGCctgcatttatatattaattattactcaACTTGTTGCCCATCTCCACcaaatttcatttcaatttatgTGATGTTTAGGTTGTGGTCACGAGATTCAGGAATGTACTTTTACAGGCTTATTTAATCTGCTCTGCTCTTAGACACTTTAACATGTCATTTTCACACTCATTATCATTCCAGAATTACACTTatcattctttattatttgggTAACCCCAAAAcaaagaatgaaatttttttaactataattaatggTGACCTATATTTGTTGCTGCCTAACTTATCACAAATTCAACATCAGCATAGGTGGTAGGTAGGTAACTGTATTGGATTTTCTAATCCAAACTACTTGTATTTTTGCACCACgcgtatataaaattttcctacatatatactttttttgaatataGTAGAGATagagtaaaattttatgtagaAAATCGAATACAActgtaatataaattaaagaagCCAAATAGTTAGTTTAGCAAGAGGACAAATTATAGACACTAGATGATTGTGACAACACAAATTGTACACGTAAAGGGTAGTTAATTGCACATGAAGGAATAATGTTTACCATTTTACAAGATAACTAAGTTATGGGTGGATCTGATGTGGAGGAGGATTACCAGGAGAGAAGGAATGGCTCCGGCAAATTATTGTACACGTTGACTATGATATTATCGTTGGTCACTGCATATATATCAGGTCCAGGAAACTGGCCATTGATCAGAATTCCCTGCGCTCAAATAGGAGAATAATCATGTCATATAAAAGATGATGAGTTTGTTGCAATAGAAGACTAGTGCGAAATGAAGGGTATAGGTAGGATGAATGAAACCTGTTGGCGAACACCCAAAGGATAAATGTCAGCATAGGTGATATTCCAAGTGAAGAACCTGTAAGGATCTTCAGCATTCACATGATAGCAAATTAGAAGGGCAAGTATTATTATAAGTTGCCACATTCTTGACATAGGAGAGAAAGGCGAATATTGGACCAAGTGTAGAGGGAGTTATGATGGAAGAAGGCATTTAAATAGGCGTGTGTGCATGCAAAAGGAAAACAactgtattattattattatgatttgaaaaaggaaagaaatatGAACTGGAAACAGAAAGAGATGCGTTAGGTTGATGGAAATGGGATTGAATTTTGTGTATGAAAAGAAGAAGTAAAAGGCGTGAAGAAATAGATGGGAATGGGTTGAGACTTGAGGAGACTGCTTAATTACTAGcattataattatgagtaGCGGAGGGGGGACGAAAATGCATGCTATTGCTGCCTCTATTTCATTAACACCTTGTGTTGTTGAAATCACAAGAATGCCCCTTCTCAATCAAACATTTCAcctctatctatatatacttatattattattttgtatttgcattttcttttttagctGGAAAAACTTGGGAGGTCCGTGATTATTGACGGGACACACGGAATTTGCATGCGGCTACGCGTAATGATATTGCCAACACTCCACGCTGCACCTTTTACGTACAGGCTACAGCTCCATCCTCCACATTTCCAACCCATGTCTTTGTGTTAATATAGGAGTTTTACATTACATATTGTCATTATGGATGCATGCATCTTCATTTCACTCCTAATTCTCTATCTCTTCTCTACTTGCCTTTTtcttaatacatatatacatgatTCCAGTTCTATACCActattcttttcttaattcaaCAAACTTCAAATTATGTCATCACCACAAGTCTTTTGTGTTGATGTTAGATGTATCGATATTCTACATtcaaaactatttaaatttcttaattattaggCTTTCCATCTTTTATAGCCCAATATGGCAAGACAAAATTGGGCTTATGATACCATACCCCTCACTCCATTTTCTCAAGTAGgtagcttttttcttttgcacaTCATTGGGCTTTACATTATTACTTGTTTGTAAGTTGCTCATGGCCCAACCCCACCTCCACCTGATATTATTAGTacggaaaagaaaaaataccgTATGTTGAGAAGCTGATTTTCAGTCAAATCCCATCTAAATATGCTCAAACACCGTCTCCctgttttgtttatttatttcccTCGTGCCCCAAAATCCGATGGTCTATCTTTATGGTGATTTACANNNNNNNNNNCAACACACTCACCAGTCACCACCACCTCACCTCAGTAAGGCtatatgcatgtatgtatgtttCTGACCAGGAAATTATGTGGGGTGCACAACTAGAACACGAACACAACACATTCAATTCAAAGGCAAACACAATCCATAAAGCACTGCGATCAGCGTCAGACAGACTCCCCTTcctgaaaaaattacatagacAAAAACGATAAATATAAGCGTAAATTTCACGCACAAGAAGACGTATTAACCTCGGAATTCACAAAACTATGGGACAAACAAACCCATCCAAGAAtccaaaatagaaattcatTAGCGCGGCCCACTTTTTCAAAACCTTCCGTCTCTGTCTCTGCATTAAACCCATTCCCTcactttttcttctccttgtTGTAGTAACTACACTACATTCACATTTCACACCTCCATATTTATTGCACACTTCCTCTcctctttcaattttcattcttcGAGGAGTAAAAGGGAATGGGTGTGGCAATGCATGTCAAATCCGACTCTGAGGTAACCAGCATTGAAGCCTCAACGCCGCCGCGTTCACCCCGGCGCCCGTTGTACTACGTGCAGAGCCCATCCCACTCGCAGCACGATCTTGAGAAAATGTCATACGGGTGGAGTCCTTTCGGGTCACCCACCCACCATTTCCAGTACCACTGCTCCCCGATTCACCATTCACGTGAATCCTCCACTTCAAGATTCTCTGCCTCGCTGAAAAACCCAAGAAACTCTGGTGGAGGAGTTGCCGGGTGGCGGCGGATGCAGAGGAAGTATGATGAGGTTGGAGATGAAGCGGAGGAAGATgaggagggggagggggaagATGAAGGCAATGATGGGGGGCAAATGAGATTTTATGCGGTGTGCTTTCTGTTGTCGTTTGTGGTGCTTTTTTCTATATTCTCCTTAATTCTCTGGGCTGCAAGTTTAGCTTACAAACCGAGGATAGTCATGAAGGTCAGaccaaattttgatttttcatgcgtcttcctcttctttcttttcttctggtGTCTTGTTGTATAGAATCACTAATACATGAGCTGTGTGCAGCAAACCAACGAGTCGAATCAAGATTCGATTTTGGTTCTTTgtgctttctttttccttatagTTGTCCTATGAACCTTCCGAGTTAACTCAGTGTCTAAAATCATACAAGTATGGGCATATCCACCAGTCATGAATGAAAAAGATTCTATGTTTGCTTCGAGTCCACTTGGTCCTCCGTCTTGCCATTATGGAAAACATTTATTGTATTACcgaaaataatcttttttgcctaaaaaggaaaaactttcATGTTTTACCCTTTGTGATTTACCTCGATTGAGGCAATGCAACAGTTCTTGCTATATACCCCAAGTTGTTTTCTCAAATGGGTACATACATGTGAACTGGTCATCATGTGGTGGAGGTAATAATTACTGGTGATGATTGAATTAggagaatattaatatattaatattgtttttcatgaatgaatgtaatattatatattaatgaggGAATAGTGAAGATAAAATTTCTTACTTTGTGGCGCTCTCACCATAAATTACAACTGCAATCGTCTTTTTGGTCAGTCTGCAGTTTTTAGTTGAGTACTTTGATGTGGTCTGTTACAGAGCATTTCTTTCGAGAATTTCAATGTACAAGCTGGAATGGATGCCACAGGGGTGCCAACGGATATGTTAACTTTGAATTCGACGGTCAAGATCTTTTATAGGAATCCATCAACCTTCTTTGGTGTCCACGTCACCTCCACTCCTCTTGAGCTTCACTATTTTGATCTCAAAGTTGCTTCTGGTCATGTAAGTGATATAAATTGTGATGAAAAAAGAGTTTGGACGCTTACTTTTGTATTGCTGATGATATTGAATTCTAGTGTCCATTTGCTGTATGAACAAAAAGTATGCTTAATTTCCCTGTTCCAACATTTTGCTGAAACTATTCTAGTTTCTCTCCGTAATGCCTTGTACGTATGATGAATTGAACAGATGAGAAAGTTCTACCAGTCGAGAAGGAGCGACAGCAAAGTGATAGCAGTGGTTGAGGGGCATCAGGTGCCGCTTTATGGGGGAATTCCAGTGCTGAATAGTGCTAAAGGTCATCCAGAGAGCATGTCTGTGCCATTAAATCTGACATTTGTTGTGAGATCAAGAGCCTACATTTTGGGGAGGCTGGTAAAGCCCAAGTTCTATCTCAGTATCCTTTGTGGGGTTACTATGAGAGGTAACCATCTGGGCAAGCCTCTTAATCTCACCAAATCTCAATCTTGTATTTATCATTAGGCATTCCCAGTCTCTGAGAGGTGATCAATACTGCGTGCCCCTCCTAATCCTATAGCAGAGCTGATtcttgtaaataatttttagcaGACTTTGTTTCTTTACTTGGTCATTTCTATGCAATAAGTATGTATGAACTTCAAATATTAAGCAAGTGTTGTGATTTCTTGCAATTGTTTGTGGTTGTGGGGATCTTAACATGAACTTAATGATGAAGCTATTTGATAGCCATATCTTAATTGCCATCTTGTTATCTAAGTATTGAGAGTCACTGTTCTGAAGAGCAAATGATGCAAATTTCAAGTGGACACATTGcataacaacataaaaaaCCACTTACAAGACGAGAGGAGGCAAAAACTAGTACGAAAATTCCAGAATTCTAAAGAGACAACATCCATGGCCTAATGACAAGACTAAAACTTATCATGTAAGAGAATTGGTAAGCAAATATCAGCTCAGTCCTTCTTCAACTCATTTTCGTCATTTTTGTGGTGTCCAGGCAACTTCTCCTTGATCTTGTCCATTATTCCTTTCTTCTCCTTGGTGTTGCCGTCCGCGGGATGGTCAGATGCAGGTAGAGTTTGAACATTCTCTCCATCTTTCTTGTGCTGGCCAGGGAGTTTCTCCTTGATCTTCTCCAGAAACCCTTTCTTTTCTCCTGGGGAAGCAGCTTCAGCATTTTCTTCATTGCATTTCTCCATAGGAACGCACGTGTCTTTGTGCTCGTTTTCTTCTCCCTCTTTGTCCCCGGATAGTTTCTCCTTGATTGTCTCTTTCAgacccttcttcttcttcttcttcctttctcCTCCCTCTTCTACTTCTTCCTCACTAGACTGAAAAATGTGGACGACAGGTTATAGATTGATAATAGTTCAGATCTCATGGTCTTATTATGAAATTGTGAGAAATGTGGTGATACTTACGGAACTTGAGTGGGTATGAGTGCATTGAAGTTGGTCCATCAGAGTATGtttttccttgtctgtgcTCTGGTTTGCTGCGTTCATATCTGTCATAACAAGATCTTCTTGAGCTTTGTCCTCCTTTCtcataaaatcaaaacatCCGCGATCTTTAGCCTCTGCAGGAGGCACAGCGGAAGTGTTGTTTGCATGAGCTTGTGGATATTGCTCCGCCATTTGGTTTATGCGAGCAGATATAATAGAAAGTTGAACGAGTAGCGAAAATTTGGAATAGGCTGTTTGTAAAACTGTAGTAAAGCGTCAAGTTGTGAGTGAGCTTGGTGTAAACCTAGTATCCACTTATATAGGCGTAATCCAGAGGGAATGGAAATGGATGGGACTATGCTTCTGCACTGGctgtacaaattttaaatttcctTGTCCATGTTTGATGAAAGAAACCACCTTGGACTTTGGTGATGAGATGCCTAATGTCGGTCATTGAGAGGAGAAAACTTGGAAATGTCGGTTTGGACGGCTAACATCACGTATCTGTGGTACTGGTGAGCTCAGAAATTGCGAGTTTAAGGTGAGAGCAGTCCGGTGAAAGTAGTCGTGTTTATGTTATTTTGCTTCTGATGGCGGGTGATAGGGGCACAAGCTCTTCTAAGGAGAATCTTTCTGCCGACCAAATTTGAGTCAAACAAGATTCATTAACCTTGGGAGTTGCTAATTAAGGTTTTCTAAAAAGCAATTCTAAGTATTGATAAATGAAACGGTAAAAGCTTTCTCCAACACTCTGTCTCGGTTTCATCTTAGCACAATGCTTACAGActgatttctttattaaacAGTAGTGGTGCATGAAATACTgacttatataaattttcatccGCTGAGATGTTCACAAAGTtgagaaattagaaaaagttaTTGAACAATATTCCTGACCCCGATCGTGGGATTGCATATATGTATCATGTTACAAACTACTCATCATGTTCCTACTCCTACGTATGTGGGTGATTCTgaattaatagaataaaatctTGAATAGTCAATTTCTCTATACACCTATGTCACCTGGGCTTGAAGAAGTTGGCGTCTACGccattaattatcaaaaaccACAGAGCTGCACTAGCACACATTAAACTCAACACTATGCCTGAAGATGCAAGCCCCACATTTAGGCACCACATTCTGCTAAACCGGGCGGGCTTCTTGATGGCAACCCACATCAGACATGGATAGGCCAGAGTTAGAGGCAACACGATGGAACCTGTGAATGCACCCAAACTTGGCAAGAAGGGGAAAGTTACTGCTACAAAGTATGTCAATCCTCCGAGCCAGACTTTGGTGGCTGCACGGAACCAGCTCGGGCATGCCTTGTTTTTCCTGCTCGTGTATAGGCGCGCTAGGTTGTCGAATACGGGCATGGCGTAGATTTGGAAGGCACACAGATAGTTGATTATGATAATGAGGTATATTGCACCAACAATGTACTTGGATGTGTTGTTCTGGTGGAACTTTGTGAAAGCAGTAAGAATTCCTCCGTTGATAGGTATCTGAGGCAGCGAAGATGAGAATTAGCAGCCTTACTTGAATAAATGTTAGGAGGAGGATGTTTGttgtagtaataaaaaattacctgATTCCCATAAGCCCAATGTCCAACTATTGCAAGTGGAAAGAGACAGATAGCAATAATTAGATAGGAAATTGCTACTCCTCTCCACATGGACTTACGCGACGGTTGTTTTCTATTTGTGGGCAGTGTTCCCTGCAATGCAATAAGCCCATGCATGCTCAGGATTATTCTTTATTAgcagataaaaaaatttcaagatagcTTAATGTATTCAAGTTCAATTTGAAATGAACCTCTTTCGATTCAAGAGGTGGTAGGTTAGGGTGTGAATGAGAAACTAGTGCATGCCAATAGGAGTGAGTGTGACCCCACACgtaaactaaattaaattgacaCGCGACAAAGACTTTTGAGCAGGATTTATAGAAAGAAAGCACAAGACAAAGCTAAAGTAGTCTGAAGTTCCAAATATTTCGACGTGAATTGGGAATTACCTGTATCTCCAGCACCAGGTTGTGTCCTCTGAAAGCAAGAGCAATCATTCCAATACTGTTCAACACATTACGAAACACACCACCagcatcatcattattattttgaggCAGTATCGGCGGCGCATCCACCGGCCTGCCCTTGCTCACCGACAGAACCCATAAAAGGCTACAATACGCGATCACCGTGATTGACCCAATCAGCGAAATTGGGGCTACTGAATTCAGATTACGGACGAAAAAAGCAATGAAAATGGCTAAGCATATGAAGAGCAGGAACCATTGAGCTCCTGTCAAAGACTTGGCCTGGCATTTGAGATTATCTTCGCACATAGCTTGGTACAACAGCTCCATGGTAGTCCCCCCTGATATTATGTACAATGCACATGTGCCGCCTGATAAGTAAAATGTTGGGAACATGGCTACCCACTTCCCCAACTTTTcacctgtaataaattaatgacaacacatacacccacatgATTAAAACTACTTACGGCATTTTCACATTCCCGTTTTAATTAACACTgagaaatgataaaatatactaaCCGAAGGCTACAATTGAGAGGTGAAGAAATCTGCTGTAACGAATTCCATTTTGTGGAGATGGCTCATGAAGATTGACAAGAAGCCATATAGTG encodes:
- the LOC105169833 gene encoding phosphoprotein ECPP44-like, with protein sequence MAEQYPQAHANNTSAVPPAEAKDRGCFDFMRKEDKAQEDLVMTDMNAANQSTDKEKHTLMDQLQCTHTHSSSSSEEEVEEGGERKKKKKKGLKETIKEKLSGDKEGEENEHKDTCVPMEKCNEENAEAASPGEKKGFLEKIKEKLPGQHKKDGENVQTLPASDHPADGNTKEKKGIMDKIKEKLPGHHKNDENELKKD
- the LOC105169832 gene encoding lysine histidine transporter-like 8, producing MPEMLNVRVDSSIGSSKVIPIFHQVVLTDQNGREEHENIHNNNLPAESVAVEEVLSNTIIGIPEEDEFSGEMNPQDAWLPITESRKGNTLTAALHLLSSGIGTQALLLPFAFISLGWFWGILLLSLVYSWQLYTIWLLVNLHEPSPQNGIRYSRFLHLSIVAFGEKLGKWVAMFPTFYLSGGTCALYIISGGTTMELLYQAMCEDNLKCQAKSLTGAQWFLLFICLAIFIAFFVRNLNSVAPISLIGSITVIAYCSLLWVLSVSKGRPVDAPPILPQNNNDDAGGVFRNVLNSIGMIALAFRGHNLVLEIQGTLPTNRKQPSRKSMWRGVAISYLIIAICLFPLAIVGHWAYGNQIPINGGILTAFTKFHQNNTSKYIVGAIYLIIIINYLCAFQIYAMPVFDNLARLYTSRKNKACPSWFRAATKVWLGGLTYFVAVTFPFLPSLGAFTGSIVLPLTLAYPCLMWVAIKKPARFSRMWCLNVGLASSGIVLSLMCASAALWFLIINGVDANFFKPR
- the LOC105169830 gene encoding L-ascorbate oxidase homolog; amino-acid sequence: MSRMWQLIIILALLICYHVNAEDPYRFFTWNITYADIYPLGVRQQGILINGQFPGPDIYAVTNDNIIVNVYNNLPEPFLLSWNGVQQRKNSFEDGVYGTTCPIPPGKNFTYVMQMKDQIGSFYYFPSLAFHKAAGGFGGIRILSRPRIPVPFPEPHGDFTLLIGDWYKTNHNVLKSILDQGKMLAFPDGILINGRGNNSAWFTVEPGKTYRLRISNVGLRDSLNFRIQGHEMKLVEVEGTHTVQTTVSSLDVHVGQSCSVLVTADQPAQDYYIAVSTRFTDQVLTTTAVLHYSNSRKPVSGPPPPGPTTDIQWSLNQARSIRTNLTASGPRPNPQGSYHYGQINVSRTIRLANLPGIVNGKQRYAVNGVSFVHADTPLKLADYYNISGVFRVGSISDYPPRGRGIRLDTSVMGADYRAFVEIVFENRENITQSWHLDGYSFFVVGMDGGSWTPSSRKQYNLVDAISRSTTQVYPKSWTAIYVALDNVGMWNLRSEYWARQYLGQQFYLRVYTPVRSFRDEYAIPQNALLCGRADGKRS
- the LOC105169831 gene encoding uncharacterized protein LOC105169831: MGVAMHVKSDSEVTSIEASTPPRSPRRPLYYVQSPSHSQHDLEKMSYGWSPFGSPTHHFQYHCSPIHHSRESSTSRFSASLKNPRNSGGGVAGWRRMQRKYDEVGDEAEEDEEGEGEDEGNDGGQMRFYAVCFLLSFVVLFSIFSLILWAASLAYKPRIVMKSISFENFNVQAGMDATGVPTDMLTLNSTVKIFYRNPSTFFGVHVTSTPLELHYFDLKVASGHMRKFYQSRRSDSKVIAVVEGHQVPLYGGIPVLNSAKGHPESMSVPLNLTFVVRSRAYILGRLVKPKFYLSILCGVTMRGNHLGKPLNLTKSQSCIYH
- the LOC105169828 gene encoding GDSL esterase/lipase At5g55050-like, which translates into the protein MAKIHISPFLCLFFILVNVIPHSADETQPTIFILGDSTADVGTNTYLPGSKVRANFSHYGIDFPHMRPTGRFSNGFNSADFVARFFGLKRSPPPFLFLLTLKSNHFQKHLLKGVNFASAGSGLLDITGPNMSIVPLSRQISQLSTVKDNLTALIGSTATETLLSKSMFFISIGSNDIFGYFMTNSTMPRDQFIGILISAYSNHITNLYTLGARKFGIISVPPVGCCPSQRLLQKLINGVDGCFPPENDFALAFHSALDTLLVNISSQLPGFKYSLGNGYLMTMDVINNPQAHGFDNVDSACCGYGILNSEGPCNSTAPLCPDRRKYLFWDQFHPTKRAAFLAAQTLYSGPPYYVSPINFSQLAKDY